GGACGCGAGCCCGGCCATGCCAAGGGCGTGCAACACCGTGCCGAGCAAGGGGAGTTCGGAGGGCGAGCCGACCGGATCGCGCAGCAGCGTCCACAGCCGCTGCCGCAGCCGGTCGACCACCTGCGCGACCAGCCCGAGCCGGCCGGCGTGCGCGTGCGCCGTCACCGCCACCGACTGGATCAGGAACGCCCACGGGTCGAGCCGGGCGTCGCCGCCGCGCAGCGAGCCGGCCGCGAGCATCCGCTCCACAGCACCGCGCCACAGGCCCAGCCCGACCTCCGTCAGCCCGCGGGCGAGCGCGATCTCGGCGCGCCCGCCGAGGTCGGGCCGGTAGAAGTCGTCCTCCTGCGCGGTGTTGTCACTCTCCGCCTGCCGCAGCCAGTCCTCCGCCTCGTCGGTCTCGCCGCGCTGCAGACAGGCGAGAACCAGGAGCGAGCGGATGCTGATGTAGTCCTGCCCGTCCCCGAGCCGCGGCAGCACCTTGAGCGCCGCCAGGAGATGCTCGTACGCCTCCTCGCCCCGCGCCGTCCGCAGACACAGCTCGCTCAGCCGGGAATGCACCATCAGCTGCACGGACGGATTGTCGACCGCCGCCAGTCCGGCGACCGCCCGCCGTGCCGAGACGAGCGCGCGGTCGATGTCGTGCTCGAACTCCCAGACGTAGCAGGCGACGCACTCGGCGATGCCGGAGAGCAACGGCTGCGCGCTGCCGCCGTCGCCCTCGCCCTCGCCCTCGCCCTCGCCCTCGCCCTCGCAGAGCCTCCGCAGCACGTCGTAGCCGGGAGGCCGTATCTCGGGGACCGCGCTCAGGACGATCGCGGTGGCACGCATCAGCGTGTCCGGCGGGGCCGGAGGCAGCCGCCGCAGGGTGACGAGCTGGCGCACGGCGCGCGGGCCGGGGCCCATGAACACGGTCGCCGTGCCCAACACCGCGGCGGTGCGGGCGACTTCGACGTACTCGGGCTCGGGACGGTAGTGCGACAGCGGCGGCCCGGTGTCCGCGGCGAGGGCGGCGAGGCGGGGAAAACTGGTCCCGGTGGACCACAGACTGGCGAGGACGGCGGTGACGGCGGCAATGGCGGGGTGGTCCGTACGGGCCAGGGCATGGCGCAGCGCCAGCACGAGGTTGTCCTGCTCGGCCTTGATCCGCTCCCAGGCGGCCTGCGCATCCGAGCCGAAGAGCGCGTCGTGGTACGCGACCCCGAAGTCCCGCGCCCACGCGAGGAACCGGCCCACGGCCTCCTCGTCCCCGCCCGCCTCCGCACGCCGGGCCGCGCTGAACTCCCGTACGGTCTCCAGCATCCGGAACCGCACCCCGGCCGGAGTCTCGGCGACGGTGAGCAGCGACTGACCGGCCAACTGTTCAAGGAGCAACAGCGCATCCTCGCCGAGGACCCGCTCCGCCGCGTCACCGCCGAAACCGCCGGGGAACACGGACAGCGTGCGCAGCGCCGCCCGGGCGTCCTGCGCAAGCAGGTTCCAGCTCCACTCCACGACCGCGTGCAGCGTGCGGTGACGCTCCGGCATGCCCCGCACCCCGCCGCGCAGCAGCGCGAACCGGTCACCGAGGCGGCGGGCGATCTCCGGCACCGACAGCACCCGTACCCGAGCCGCGGCCAGCTCCACGGCGAGCGGCAGCCCGTCGAGGTGACGGCACAGCCCGGCCACCGCGTCCGGCGGCAGCTCCACGCCGGGCCGCGCCGCCCGGGCCCGCTGCGTGAACAGCTCGACGGAGATGCCGAGACCCAGCTCCGGCAGCGCGTACACCGCCTCCGACGTCAGGCCCAGCGGGGCCCGACTGGTGGCCAGCACCCGCAGGTCCTTCGAGGACGAGACCAGCGCCTGTACGAGGCCGGCGGCACCGGCGATGACCTGCTCACAGTTGTCGAGGACCAGCAGCGCGGACCCGGAGCCGAGCACACCGAGGATGCCGGACACCGGGTCGTGACCGCGCACGGCGCCGGGCCGCCCCTCGCCGGCGCCGAGCGCTGACGCCACCTCCGCGGCCACGTCCTCGTCCGCCGTGACACCGGCGAGCGGCACGAAATACACCACGCGCTGCTCGGCGCGGCGGCTGACGGCGTGCGCGAGCCGGGTCTTGCCGAGGCCGCCGGGGCCGACGACGGTGACGGCGCGGGAGGTCCGCAGCAGCCGCTCCACCGCCGCGACGTCCTCGTCCCGGCCCAGCAGCGGGTTCGGCTCGTGCGGCACACCATGCCGGACCACGGGCGACTCGCCGCGCAGCAGCTCCTGCTGTACGGCCTTGAGCCCGGCGCCCGGATCCGTGCCCAGCGTCTCGCGCAGCTCACGCCGGTACGCCTCGTACCGCATCAGGGCGGCGGACGGCCCCGCCGTCGCCGCCTCACCGCGCAGCAGCTCGGCGAGCACTTCCTCGTCCCGCGGATGCTCCGCGGCGGCCACGGCCAGCGGCCCGGCCGCCTCCGCGTGCCGCCCCAGCCGGGCGAGCGCGAGCGCCCGCGCGCGTACGAGCGCGCCGCGGACCGGGGCGCGCTCGGCGCGCAGCGCGGCCACGGGGTCGTCGGGGCTGCCGGTCCCGTCAGGAGTGCCCTCCCACAGCGCGAGCCCGGCCTCGGCCGCGGCCAGCGATCCCGCGTGGTCCCCGGCCCTGGCCCGCTCCGCGCCGGCGGCGGCGTGCAGCAGCAGGGCGGAGCTGTCGACCTGGTCCTCGGCGAGCGCGAGCCGGTATCCGGCCGGTGTGCTCGCGAGGACGCCGGCGCCCAGCTGCGCCCGCGCCCTGGACACGAGGACCTGCACCGCCTTTCCCGGCCGCTCCGGCAGCTCGTCCGGCCACAGCCCGGCCACCAGCCGCTCGGTGCTGCAGCCCGTGCGCAAGTCGCCCGCGAGCAGCGCGAGGAGACCGCGGAGCCGGGGCGCGGTGACCTCCTGCCCGCGATAGGCGACACGTGGCAGCAGGGTCAGGTCGGTGGTCACCCGTGCAGATTAGCCAAGGCGCCGGCCGCGGGAACGCCCACCTCGGGCCGAACTCCCGCCGCCCGTGCGGCCCTGCCCCCCGCGCGCCCCCGCCGGGGCGGCTGCCGCAGCCGCGCCGACCGTTCCCGCCCCCCCGCGCCGACCGTTCCTGCCTCCGCGCGCCGACCGTTCCCGCGCCCGTGGGCCGCTGCTCCTGCCCCTGCGGGCCGACTGATCCCGGTCGTGGCGGCCGGCCGTCCTGCTCGGCCTTCGCGCCGGCCGAGTTCGATGAGCGACTCTTCTCCGCTTCCGCGACCTCCGTCTCGGCGACCACGTCGTAGCGGGCGGCGACGATCTGGCTGCGGGAGGCGAAGCCGCGGCGGCCTCCGGTGAACGCGTGGCCGGCGAAGCCGAAGAGCGCACCGAAGATCGCGCCGTAGAACAGGCCGCTGATCGTCAGCACCAGGACGTGGGGGTTGCCCGCGGCGAACAGCGACAGGAGCAGGCCGATGAGCACGTCTTCCCGCCTGCCAGGCAGCCCGCCCACCCGACCCCATCAAGCCCCGCCGCTGAGAAGGCTCACACTCCGTGGGACCGACGCCCGCAGTTCCCTCACCAAGGCGCGCACGACAGCGGATCCGGCCAGTTCGGAAGTGGTGACATAGCCGACCTGGCGGGTCGGGCGCTCGGGGCCGAGATCAGTGATCCCGACCGAATCCGGTGCCCCGACCAGGGACAGCGCCGGCATGATCGCCATTCCGTGGCCCGCGCTCACCAAGGAGAGCACCGCTCCGTCGTCCTCGGCCTCGACGGTTGCCTTCGGGATCCAGTCCTGTGCAGCCCACCAGCCGCGGGTGTACGAGCCACAGTTCTCGGCCCAGTCGACCAGCGGCAGCGAGCGCGGGGCAGCATGACCCGTCGCGTGCACCAGCGCATACGGCTCTTCAAGGAGCCCGCTCGCGACCAGACCAGGCGGAAGCGGCACGGAGCCGCCCAGCGTGGCGATGGCGATGTCGGCCTTCCCGTCGGCCACTTCGCCCGCGGTGCCGCGCCCCACCTCGCGCACGATCCGCACCTGCGGCTCGATCCCGGGGTACCGGGCGCGCAGCCGCTCCAGGACGGCCGGCAGCAGGTGGAGAGCCGCGCTGCGAAAAGCCGCGATCCGCAGCGGCCCCTGCGCAGCACCGGGCCGGGCCGCGCCGCGCGCCTCGGCGGTCAGGACGTCCAGGAGGCGCAGGACGCGGCGGGCATACGCGACGGCCTGCTCTCCGGCAGGGGTGGGGCGGGCGCCGGTGCGGCCGCGTTCGAAGAGAACCGCACCGATCCTGCGCTCGCTGCCGCGCACCGAGTGGGAGACCGCCGACTGGGTCAGACCGAGTGTGCCGGCCGCGGCCGAGAAGCCGCCGCTGTCCGCGACCGCCACCAGGACGCGCAGTTCCTGCGGGGTGAGATCGGAGTCGGTCGTGCGGGTCACGGGGGCGCTCACCTCGACGTATGAGAACTGCTCATGGAACGGTGTGTCGCATGAGCCCAACCGGCTGCCCGGGGGGCGCATTCCCGCCCTACGGTCCGGGCATGAACGAGACCGCGCTCACCGTCCACCAGACCGCCCGCCCCCACGGCCTTCCCACCGCCGGGCACTTCGCCTTCGTCGAGTCCGCACTTCCCGGCCCCGCGGCCGGCAGCGCGCTCGTGGAAAACCTCTACTGGTCCGTCGACCCCTACCACCGCGAGATGATGGACGACGTGCCCGGCGGCTTCGCGCTCGGCGCACCGCTGGAGGGCCGCACCATCGGGCGGGTCATCGCCTCGCGCGCGCCCCGGCTGACCGAGGGCGAGATCGTGTTCCACCGGCAGGGCTGGCGCACGCACGCGGTGGTCACGCCCGAGGAGATCCGGCAGCTGCCCCGCTTCGACAAGGTGCCCCTGACCGCGTACTTGAGCGCACTCGGCGGCACCGGCCTGACCGCCTATGTGGGCCTGACCCGGATCGCCCGGCTCCGGGAGGGGGAGGACCTGTTCGTGTCGGCCGCCGCGGGCGGGGTCGGCACGGCGACCGGGCGGTTCGCCAGACTGCTGGGCGCCGGACGGCTCGTGGGCAGCGCGGGCTCGGCGGCGAAGGCCGCCCACCTCACGCGGGAGGTGGGCTATGACGCCGTCTTCGACTACCACGACGGGCCCGCCGCCGACCTGCTCGGCAAGGCCGCGCCGGGCGGCATCGACGTGTTCGTCGACAACGTCGGCGGCGCCCAGCTGGCCGCGGCGGTGGGAGCGCTGCGGGAGTTCGGGCGTATCGTCCGCGTCGGCACGATCAGCCAGTACAACGCCCCCGACGCGCCGCCACCGCGCTTCAACTACGCGGACATCGTGGAGAAGAGCCTGCGCATGGAGGGCTTCCTGGTCAGCAACTACCGTGACACGCAGGAGGAGTTGTACGAGTTCGCGGTGCCGCATCTGCAGAGCGGCCGGCTCGCTCTGGACGAGACGGTGGTTGACGGCTTCGAACACATCGTGGACGCGTTCCTGGGCATGCTGCGCGGCGAGAACACCGGAAAGATCATCGTACGAGACCGCACGCAAGCCCACCCGTAAACCGACACCCAAACTCCGGTGTCATGACGTGAATCCGTACCCCCAGTTCACGCGGAGCCGCGCCGCTTCCAGGACTTCGGCACTGCTGCCCCGCGACCGGCCTCAGGAACTGGATGGCGCCGGCGATCTCCGGGTCGATCAGCCGCTGCGCCCCGACCGTGGGGTGGCCGAACACGCCGGTGAGTTCGAGGCTCACGATCCCGTGGACCCGCGTCCAGACCAGGATGGCGGCACAAGCCACGCCCGGTGTGGTGTCCCTCCGCTCCTGCGAGCGGGGCCGCCGTGGCGATCACCGGGGCCGTGCCGGGTTCGGCGGCGGCACCGCGGAGAACCGACATCAGAGCGCGTGGCACCGCCGCTGTCCCGGCCGCTCTTATTGACGCCGTGTCATCAACAGTGGTTCAGTGGCTGAGCCACTGAACCACTGAATCATTGGGGGCCGGGGTGGAGGCACTGCCACGCGAGACGATCGTCGACGTGCTGGAGAAGCGGCTGCGCGAGGACATCCTCGCCGGGCGTCATCCCGCCGGGAGATACCTGCCTCCCGAACGTGAACTCGCCGACGGATTCGGGGTCACCCGCACCTCCCTCAAGCACGCCTTCGGCCGACTGGCGCACGCCGGGCTGCTGGAGACGCGCCACGGAGTGGGTACCCGGGTACGGGATTTCCTGCGCCTGGGCGGAGCGGACCTCCTGCCGATGCTCGTGCGCCACAGCCCCGACTGGATCGGTGAGATCTTCGAAGTCCGGCGCAGCATCGGTGAGCTGATCGTGGAACGCGCAGCGACCCGTGCCACGGCGGCCCAGGTCGCCGAACTGCGTCTGCTGCTTGCGGCCGTCGGGGATGCGGCGGGGGGCGAGCCCGTGCAGCTGGCGGACGTGGAGGTGCACCGAGCGCTGGCCCGTGCCACGGGCAACCGGGTGTACGTCCTGCTGACCAACACCCTGTTCAACGCGTACCTGCCGGTGCGCGGGGCACTGGTCGGGCCCTTCGAGGATCCCTGGGCCGCCCATGACCGTCTGGCACCGGTCGTCGAGGCGGTGGCCGCCGGCGACCAGGAGGCGGCACGCACCGCCGCGGGCGACTATCTGTCGGCAACGGAACGCATCATGCTCAAGGGGCTGGCACGCTCCGGCGGACGCGGGGAAGGTGCCCTGTGAGCGCACACGGGACGGTGTTCAAGGAGACCATGCTGGGCCGTGTACGCCTGGCCGACGAGGACGGCGACCGCCCCGTGCGGCTGGACCTGCTGGCCAGCGCCGACGCCGTGCTGCTGCCCCACCGTACGACGCGGGCGCACGTGAGCGGACGGGTACGCATAGCGGGGCGGGCCGACGACGCCGAAGCCGAGGGCGAGCTGGAGATAGCACCCCTGTCGCGCCGCAGGATCCGCTACCGGATCACCTTCGTGATGGAAGGTCGGCGCCTCACTCTGGACGGCTGGAAGTCGGTGTCGCCCAAGCGTCCGCTCGCCTCGCTGACCGTACTGCCGTACACCCTGTACGAGGACGGTGACCGCGTGGGCGAGGGCACGCTGCGCTTCCCCCTCGCCACCGGCCTGCTGCCCTTCCTCGCGAGCTTCCGGTTCCCTCGTGCGGCCGCTTCCCCTGCCGACCGGCATCTGACGTCGCGCTGGGACGGCACACCGGGGCGGACCGAGGTCTGGTACACGACCCTGACCGATCCGGCCACCGACAGCGGGATCTGGCTGCACCACGAACTGGTGGCGCCCTCCGACGGTTCCGCCGCCTACGCGCACGGCTGGATCGCCGTCTTCCCCAAGGACGGCCCCGCCCAACACACACGGTTCGGCCCCGTACCGTGGACGGCGCATCCGGAGGGCTTCACCGCCGAGGGCATCTGCGTCCGACCCGGCCGGCTCACCGGCTCCGCCGGGACGTTCACCTGGGCACTCACCGAGAGACCCGAAGGTCCGCCGCTTCACACCTTCCCCCGCTGGTCCTGGCGACGTCCCTGGCTGCCGGCCTCGCACATGCTCCCCGCCGCCCGCGCCCGCTACAGCGGAACCATCCGGTACGGCACCGGTGAGCTGCGGCTCGACGACGCTCCGGGAGCCGGCGCCCGCATCTACGGCCACGGCAACGCCCGCCGCTGGGCCTGGCTCCACGCCGACCTGGGTGGAGGCGACGTCCTGGAAATCATCGCCGCGGTATCCATGCGACGCGGACTCGACAGGCTGCCGCCCCTGGTCTTCCTGCGCCTGCACCGAAACGGCCGTACCTGGCCTCGACGCGCGGAACGCTCTGCCGTGGGCTGGGCGGGCATCGGCCGGTTCCGCGCGGACATCCGCCTGCCCGAGTGGCGGGTCGAGGGCAGGGCGGGCCTGAGCCGCGTACAGGTGACGGTCACCCAGCCGCCGCAACAGACACTGACGCTCGGCTACACCGACCCCGACGGCTCCACCGCGGTCTGCCGCAACAGCGAGAGGGCGGACGCGGTGGTCAGCCTGGAACGCTGGTGGGGCACATGGCGGCGGGAGGCTGTATGGCGGCTGTCGGGCACCGCGCACGCGGAGGTCGGCGACCGATGAACTCCCGACGTCCCACCGCCTTGGCGGGACTCGCGGCCGCCCTGCTCGCGGACGACGGCACCTCCGCGTGGACGCGGGCCGTGCCCCGCAGGGCCGAGATGCTGCTCGACACCATGCCCGCTGCGGTACGGACGGCCGTGCGCGCCGCGGCCGCGGCGATCGACGCCTACACCGTGGCCCGAACGGGCAGGCGGCTGTCCGCGCTGAGCGCGGCGCAACGGGAGCAGGTCATGGGCTCGCTCGGTTCCCACCGGGCCCTGCTGCCGCTCCTGGACGCGGTCAAAGTACCGCTGCTGCTGGCGGCCGGTACCGAACGGACGCTGCATCAGCACCGACCGGCGCCCCCGGCGTCCGGCCCCGACGACCCGCCGCTCGACTGTACTCCGTCCCGCGACTGGCCCACGCGTTCAAGTGCCGACGCCGTCGTTGTCGGCTCGGGCGCCGGCGGAGCCATGGCTGCCCGGACACTCGCCCGCGTCGGGATGCGTGTCGTCGTCCTCGAGGAGGGGGAGCACCACACCAGTGCGTCGTTCGGGCGCCGGGCCCCGCTCGACCGCTTCACCGACCTGTACCGGGACGGCGGCGCGACGATCGTCCTCGGCAACCCCCCGCTGGTCCTGCCCGTGGGCCGCGCGGTCGGCGGCACCACTGTCGTCAACTCCGGAACGTGCTATCGCACACCGAACCACGTCCTCACCCGCTGGCTGGACCATCACGGCTTCGCGGCGGCCGAAGGCTTCGACGTCCACCTCGACGAGGTGGAACGCACCCTGCAAGTAGCACCCCAGCCGCTGCAGGTGCTGGGCAACAACGGGCTGCTCGCACTGGCCGGAGCGAAGGCACTCGGCTGGGCCGCGGCACCCTTGCGTCGCAACGCCCCGGGTTGCAGGGGCTCTTGCCAGTGTGTCGTCGGCTGCCCCACCGGTGCCAAACAGAGCGTCCAGCTGTCCGTGCTTCCCGAGGCCTGCGCGTTCGGCGCCCGCATCGTGACGGGCGCTCGCGTCCGGCGGATCCTCGTCGACGGCGACCGGCCGGGCGGCCCACGCGCTGCCGGGGTGCTGGTTCGCCGCCCGGACGGCAGCGAACTGGAGATCCTCAGCCCCTTGGTCGTGGTCGCCGCGGGGGCCCTGCAGACCCCGCCGCTCCTGCGCCGCTCCGGCCTCGGGGGACACCCGCGGCTCGGCCGCAACCTCAGCGTGCACCCGGCGATCAGCGTCGCGGGACGCTTCGGCCGCCCGGTCACCGGCTGGAAGGGCGTCCTGCAGAGCGTCGGCGTGGAGCACCTGCGCGACGACGGCATCCTGATCGAAGCCACCGCGGCGCCGGCAGGCATGAGTTCGTTCGTGCTGCCCGGCATCGGACGCGAGCTGCGCCGCGAACTGGAAGGGACGGATCAGCTCGCGACACTCGGTGCCATGATCGCCGACCGGCCCTCGGGGCGCATCCTCGGCAGGGACCGCACAGTGCTGCGCTACGACCTGACGCCGCGCGACGCCGGCCGCCTGCTCCGGGCCCAACGAGCCATGGGCCGCCTGCTGTTCGCGGCGGGCGCCGAGGAGGTGCTGACCGGTGTACCGCAGGTGCCGCGAGCCCGCACCCCGGCCCAGCTCGAGGCGCTGCTGGACACGGTGACCGCGCGCCATCTGCATGTGTCCGCGTTTCACCCCACGGGCACGGCGGCTGCCGGTGCCGACCCCGAGCTGTCACCCGCCGACCCGGACGGGCGCCTGCGCGGCGTCGACGGCGTGTTGATCTCGGACGGCTCCGTGCTGCCCAGTTGCCCGGAGGTGAATCCGCAACTGAGCATCATGGCGGCCGCCCTGGCCGTCGCCGAACGCTTCGTGACGAAGGCGTCGTGACCAGCCGTCGCCCTTGGTCTCACCGCCCCCGCCCGACCGGAGCGTTGCTGTGATCCCGGCTCAGAGGACGCGGACGGACAGGGACCTGCGGGCCGTGGTCGTCGGAGCGGGGTGGTCCGGGGTCGGCGCCGCCGTCCGGCTTCGCGGAGCAGGGTTCAACGATGTGCTTGTTCTGGAGAAGGGCTCGCAACTCGGCGGCACGGCTTGATGACATGCTGCGCTGCGGTGTTCAGGTGCTGGGGGCCCGGTGGGACGGGGCGGCCGGCCGCTGGCTGCTGGAGACCAGCGACGGGCCCTACATCGCGGCGGTACTGGTCCTGGCGAGGTCGGATCCGGGCGTGGATCCTGGCGACGTTGCGGCCTGCCTTCTCCCGGTTCGCGGAGCCCTTCTCAACCCCAGACAGCCCCGGCGACCACTGGGGCCGCGTGCTTCCCGGAGGAGCCGGTGCCGGCCTACGAACCCTCCCCCAGTCAGCCGACCGCAGCCCTTCCCAGCTGTTCCCGGTGTGCCCGGGCCGCGGGCGCCAGTGGCGACCCGCGGCACAGGGATCAACCGCGGGGCATCGCCCCCCTGACCGGGAGCGAGCACCTGCGGAGTGCTGACGGACCCGACAGGAGGTGGAGCCGAGTCATGTGACCCATTGGACCGGCCCTAGGGTGTGGTGGCTGCGGTGCGGTAGAACTCGGCTGCGGTGACGGTGGCGGGGACGCCGAGTTCGGTGGCGACCGCGGTGATCGCGTCGGCGCCGATGGCGGGGTCGGCCTGGCCGTCGGTGGTGAAATACGGTGCGATGAACGTCTCGTAGTGGGCCCGGACTTCGTCCGGGGTGTGCCGGCCCAGGAATGTCCGCATGTGCCGCACCGTGGTGTCGGGGTCGTCGTGGATCACCCGCAGGGCGCGCCGGTGGGCTCGTAGGACGGCCTGGACCGCGGGGTCGTCCGGGTCGGTGTAGGTGGGGTCGACGGCCACGCCGACGGTGGGGATCCGGAAGTGGTCGCCGACCCAGGCCAGTACCTGCCAGCCGTGCTCTGCGGCTATCGCCTCCGGTGCCATGGTGCTGCCGATCAGGGCGGCGTCGATGCTGCCGTCGTGCAGCCGGCGCAGGTCCATGCCGTAGTCGCCGGGCGGGCGGACGACGGTGTGGATGTCGCGGTCCGGGTCGAGGCCGGCCCGGCGCAGCACGATCCGGGTGAAGCACCCGGGTGCGGTGTGGGGGGCGTGTACCGCCAGCCGTCGGCCGGCCAGGTCGGCCAGGGAGGTCGGGCCGGGGCGGGCGAGGAACCAGAACAGCGGGCGGGTGGTGTTGACCTGGAGCGCGACCCAGGGGGTGCCGTCGGTCAGCCGGGACAGCAGTGCCCGGCCGAGCCCGATGGTGGCGCCGCGGCGCAGTCGCTCCTCGTCCCAGGAGCAGCCGTCGCGCAGCGCGACGTGGACGCCCTCGTCGGCGTAGTAGTCCTGCTGGTCGGCGATGTGGGCGACCAGTTCCTCGTGCAGGCCCCGCCCGACGTAGGCGAGATCGATCGTGTGCATGAATGTCTTTCCTTGATCGTGTCGCCGCCCTGTGCCCGCGCGGGCCGCAGGCGCAGGGCGCTGCGGCCCATGGTGCTGAGGTGACGGTGTGCCGGGAGCGGTGCGGCCGACGGCCGGACCCGGACGGTGTGGCCCCGTGCGCAAAGGACGCCGGGGCGTCAGTACATGAGCATGCCGCCGTTGACCGCGGCCGTGGTGCCGGTCATGAAGGCGTTGTCGTCGCCTGCGTAGAAGGCGACCGCCTGGGCGACGTCCTCCGGGTGTGCCAGACGGCCCAGCGGGGTGGCGGCCACCTGCCGCTTCTTGTGGGCGTCGTCGAACACATCCGTCATGCGGGCCATGCGGGTGTCCTCCACCGGGCCGGGCGCGACGACGTTGACCGTGATTCCCTGCGGGCCCAGTTCCTGGGCGAGGTAGCGGGCGAACTGCTCCAGTGCGGCCTTGGAGGTGCCCAGTGCGATCATGTGCTCCCGGGGCAGGCGGCTGAGGCCGGTACCGATGTAGATGATGCGTCCCCAGCCCTGTTCGGTCATGGCGGGCAGGACGGCTTTGGTGACCGCGAACGCCGCACGCATCTCGCCGTCGAGCTTGCCGCCCAGTTCTTCCCACGTCATGTCCTGGAACGACTTGACCGCGTACGGGATGAGCGCGTTGTGCACGAGCACGTCGACGCCGCCCCATGCCGCCTGGACCTGCCCGACCATGTTCTCGACCGCCGCCGCCTCGCGCACGTCGGCCTGCACGGCCATGGCCTGGCCGCCGGCGGCTTCGATGCCGGCCACGATCTCGCCGGCTGCCGTGCTGTTGCGGAGGTAGTTGACCACCACGCGCATCCCCCGGGCGGCCAGAAGGCGTGCGGTGGCCGCACCGATTCCGCTGCTGGCCCCTGTCACCAAGACCACCCTGCCGGTTGTCCCTGTCATGGGCCCACCTCCTCATCGCGGGCCGTCGGAATGACCGCCTCGAGTTGTTCATCGTCGGTGCCGGGGTGCCCGGAGTGTGCCGGGCGGATCGCGCCGTAGAGCACGGTGTCGACGGTCGCCCGCAGCAGATCGGCAGCGGTCCGGTCGAGTTCGCGCGGCAGTTGCGAGGTGAGCAGCCGCTCCAGCGCGCCGCGGGTGATCTCACTCAGCAGCTCGGGCGGCGCGGGCAGTAGTCCTTGCCGGTGCCCGTCCCGGAACAGTTCGTCGAGCCGCCGGTAGACCACCGTGTCCACGCGCTGCTCCACGTACTGGCGCAGCATCGCCCCGCCCCGCCCCGCCGCGAGCTGGGCCGCGCCGATCCGCCCGAGCTCACTGCCTGCCGCGAGCAGAAACCGCTGGACCCGCACACCGAACGGCTGCCCCTGCGCGTCCTGGGCCGCCGCCAGCGTGCGCTCCACCGCCGCGAACTGCCGGTCCAGCACCGCGGCCAGCAGACTGCGCTTGTCCGGGAAATGACGGTAGATCGTCTTCTTGCTCATACCGAGTTCACGGG
This portion of the Streptomyces mirabilis genome encodes:
- a CDS encoding LysR family transcriptional regulator; the encoded protein is MTRTTDSDLTPQELRVLVAVADSGGFSAAAGTLGLTQSAVSHSVRGSERRIGAVLFERGRTGARPTPAGEQAVAYARRVLRLLDVLTAEARGAARPGAAQGPLRIAAFRSAALHLLPAVLERLRARYPGIEPQVRIVREVGRGTAGEVADGKADIAIATLGGSVPLPPGLVASGLLEEPYALVHATGHAAPRSLPLVDWAENCGSYTRGWWAAQDWIPKATVEAEDDGAVLSLVSAGHGMAIMPALSLVGAPDSVGITDLGPERPTRQVGYVTTSELAGSAVVRALVRELRASVPRSVSLLSGGA
- a CDS encoding NAD(P)-binding protein; translated protein: MVVGAGWSGVGAAVRLRGAGFNDVLVLEKGSQLGGTA
- a CDS encoding FadR/GntR family transcriptional regulator, giving the protein MEALPRETIVDVLEKRLREDILAGRHPAGRYLPPERELADGFGVTRTSLKHAFGRLAHAGLLETRHGVGTRVRDFLRLGGADLLPMLVRHSPDWIGEIFEVRRSIGELIVERAATRATAAQVAELRLLLAAVGDAAGGEPVQLADVEVHRALARATGNRVYVLLTNTLFNAYLPVRGALVGPFEDPWAAHDRLAPVVEAVAAGDQEAARTAAGDYLSATERIMLKGLARSGGRGEGAL
- a CDS encoding NADP-dependent oxidoreductase, which gives rise to MNETALTVHQTARPHGLPTAGHFAFVESALPGPAAGSALVENLYWSVDPYHREMMDDVPGGFALGAPLEGRTIGRVIASRAPRLTEGEIVFHRQGWRTHAVVTPEEIRQLPRFDKVPLTAYLSALGGTGLTAYVGLTRIARLREGEDLFVSAAAGGVGTATGRFARLLGAGRLVGSAGSAAKAAHLTREVGYDAVFDYHDGPAADLLGKAAPGGIDVFVDNVGGAQLAAAVGALREFGRIVRVGTISQYNAPDAPPPRFNYADIVEKSLRMEGFLVSNYRDTQEELYEFAVPHLQSGRLALDETVVDGFEHIVDAFLGMLRGENTGKIIVRDRTQAHP
- a CDS encoding ATP-binding protein produces the protein MTTDLTLLPRVAYRGQEVTAPRLRGLLALLAGDLRTGCSTERLVAGLWPDELPERPGKAVQVLVSRARAQLGAGVLASTPAGYRLALAEDQVDSSALLLHAAAGAERARAGDHAGSLAAAEAGLALWEGTPDGTGSPDDPVAALRAERAPVRGALVRARALALARLGRHAEAAGPLAVAAAEHPRDEEVLAELLRGEAATAGPSAALMRYEAYRRELRETLGTDPGAGLKAVQQELLRGESPVVRHGVPHEPNPLLGRDEDVAAVERLLRTSRAVTVVGPGGLGKTRLAHAVSRRAEQRVVYFVPLAGVTADEDVAAEVASALGAGEGRPGAVRGHDPVSGILGVLGSGSALLVLDNCEQVIAGAAGLVQALVSSSKDLRVLATSRAPLGLTSEAVYALPELGLGISVELFTQRARAARPGVELPPDAVAGLCRHLDGLPLAVELAAARVRVLSVPEIARRLGDRFALLRGGVRGMPERHRTLHAVVEWSWNLLAQDARAALRTLSVFPGGFGGDAAERVLGEDALLLLEQLAGQSLLTVAETPAGVRFRMLETVREFSAARRAEAGGDEEAVGRFLAWARDFGVAYHDALFGSDAQAAWERIKAEQDNLVLALRHALARTDHPAIAAVTAVLASLWSTGTSFPRLAALAADTGPPLSHYRPEPEYVEVARTAAVLGTATVFMGPGPRAVRQLVTLRRLPPAPPDTLMRATAIVLSAVPEIRPPGYDVLRRLCEGEGEGEGEGEGDGGSAQPLLSGIAECVACYVWEFEHDIDRALVSARRAVAGLAAVDNPSVQLMVHSRLSELCLRTARGEEAYEHLLAALKVLPRLGDGQDYISIRSLLVLACLQRGETDEAEDWLRQAESDNTAQEDDFYRPDLGGRAEIALARGLTEVGLGLWRGAVERMLAAGSLRGGDARLDPWAFLIQSVAVTAHAHAGRLGLVAQVVDRLRQRLWTLLRDPVGSPSELPLLGTVLHALGMAGLASGDTSAVRMIALAERLGVMREFQPTMSADRARKAAEDADRAAYTDALSEYAALERDELREAARAVMAATSGRG
- a CDS encoding GMC family oxidoreductase; the encoded protein is MNSRRPTALAGLAAALLADDGTSAWTRAVPRRAEMLLDTMPAAVRTAVRAAAAAIDAYTVARTGRRLSALSAAQREQVMGSLGSHRALLPLLDAVKVPLLLAAGTERTLHQHRPAPPASGPDDPPLDCTPSRDWPTRSSADAVVVGSGAGGAMAARTLARVGMRVVVLEEGEHHTSASFGRRAPLDRFTDLYRDGGATIVLGNPPLVLPVGRAVGGTTVVNSGTCYRTPNHVLTRWLDHHGFAAAEGFDVHLDEVERTLQVAPQPLQVLGNNGLLALAGAKALGWAAAPLRRNAPGCRGSCQCVVGCPTGAKQSVQLSVLPEACAFGARIVTGARVRRILVDGDRPGGPRAAGVLVRRPDGSELEILSPLVVVAAGALQTPPLLRRSGLGGHPRLGRNLSVHPAISVAGRFGRPVTGWKGVLQSVGVEHLRDDGILIEATAAPAGMSSFVLPGIGRELRRELEGTDQLATLGAMIADRPSGRILGRDRTVLRYDLTPRDAGRLLRAQRAMGRLLFAAGAEEVLTGVPQVPRARTPAQLEALLDTVTARHLHVSAFHPTGTAAAGADPELSPADPDGRLRGVDGVLISDGSVLPSCPEVNPQLSIMAAALAVAERFVTKAS